The Rosa rugosa chromosome 1, drRosRugo1.1, whole genome shotgun sequence genomic sequence attctctgggtcacgaaatacactgtgcccgtgacccagatggtgaaattaacactaaaaaacagtgaatagtgggtgacctggtgacccaatgggtgaacttgctcttatacATGATAGCTACAATTGCACAATTTGATCCCATAAATAAAAGGCTGCATTATTTTCTGACATACTCAGTGATTTATAGATCACTCGGCAGTTGTAGATTATCATAGGACATTCTTGAGAGCTGCCAAGAAATAAGTAGTTGATGCAAGGTTAGTACTTCATTCATATTACAGAGAAATCACAATGATGATAGCCTACCACATTCTGTGACATAAATAAAGTCTTCTGAATAGTACATAATTAATGCTCTTTCCCAAGGAAGCAATCCAGTAGCTGCAATCATATCCATTACTATAATATATAAATGGAATCTATATTTTCATGTAGATATTTGGAATCTGGCTTAGCTTACTTTACTGATTGGATATGATATTGGGAGGACGACCAACAGATCGAAGAAGTGGAACCTAGAGAGAGCAAGTTTTGCACCAACAGTTAGTCCATAACTAGCACACAAAGCTTGAGGGATAATCTAGAAaagatgaaaaaagaaaaagaaatcaagAATTGGTGGATACTTACATCTATGGAATGATATAAATGACATTTCACAAAAACAAGAAGAGCCTGCAACATAAGGTGAGCAGAACTTTAACAATGATATAGTAAGTGAAAGAAGAAGCTTAGATTTGAAAAGAGACAgtgttgaaaaaaataaataaaacataattgtaaaaattaaaaaatgtaaCCTCATAAAACTCCAAAAAGTTTAGCATGATATTAAAGTCAATATCATCAATCAAAACTTGCTGCAAAGGGTGAGGAGTCAACCATGTGATCAATTTCCCCTTTATCTCGTCCTGAAcatacaaaaacaaaaccataTAAATCCTATCCATAACACAAGATGCAAGGTtaaagaattaaagaaacaatACTGCACCTAATAATATATGCCTTTAACAGATACAAAGACTTTACGGAATTTATGAGTTCGAGATATAAAAGCTTGCTATTCATGGCTCAtcctagaaagaaagaaataccaAGATTAAGATAAGATTCTACAAAATCAATACAACATTGAATGATCTAAACATCACATCCTTATTCATTTGGCAGAATTCAAGCACCTACCTCTGACAGTTTTGGATGCATTTCACGTCAATTATATCCTCTATAGCAGGTAAGGCTGCAAAGAGGTGAACAATTGTGGTAAATCGAAAGAGAAGATTTACAATTGAAGCTTTCACTCTGTGACAAATCGAAATTTTCTCCATCAAAGCTGAATACATGCCCCCAACCACGAGCTTCAAATCAGGACGGGGGAAGGAAGAAAACAGGCTCCAATGAGAGAGAGGATGAGACCAGAAGGAATGCCAACAAACTACCCATGAGATCCAGAAGATTTCGATCAAAAACCCTAAGCCCCAATTTACCGTAGTTTCGCGACTCTTAAACCCTAAGCCATAGCCTGAAGAGATTTTCTATCCTTATTACCTTTAATAAAAGATCAAAATAtatctttattatttttatttgtaaATTTACTTGTTTATCCTTTTTCATTAAAATTGTTTTCCTAGTATCTATATAAGAGGTATTTACGTCATAAACtatgttttggctaacaaataCTTTTATTTTAATAAGCTATTAAGATTagaaataattaaaataaaagaatcCTAATACACTAAACTCTTTCCCATATAGAAGATGATCTAGCATCCGGATTTTCAAAAAAATTCTCTTAGGTTCTTAGTAATAGTTAGCAACGCAATTGACTTCTAGTCGAGTCTCTAACCTTACTATAAGTTTACAACATCAACAAACAAAGATTAGCAGCAGtaccaaaactaaaaaaaagaCTGAAATTCTGcaagattgaaaaccctaatttgagaTTTATGGTACTAAATGAGGAGAAGAGAAACTAAGAGAGTTGAGATAGATGAGAGGGATTGCATGACAGAGACATTGTTGCTGGGAGGTATTGGTGTTCAAAGGTTCGTATGGGGAAGTCGCAGAGCAGTGATCGTAAAATATTTCAAAGAACTGAGATAAATGGAGAGGATATTTATATGTGAGATCGAAACTACATCGTTTCAATCCCAATTAGTCACTACACACTTTATTTATGCTAAACCCCATCCAgatgaaaagttaaaaaaagaaaaataccgCCAACAAAATTAGGGACAAAATTTTTCACCCCTAATTCTTTTAATTtgtccaaaatttgaaattcaGTGCAACTAACTGCTTAAATTTTACCAATTATTTGCAAAATCTAAAACGCATGGGAGACTAAATTAACTTTCATCCCCAATTAAATTTTGGGATATATATTTTTGTCTCTAATTAAAACTTATTTATCTCTAAATAGCGTCGAATGGAGagttttgaaaaacaaaacttttagggacaaaataatttttttcgtCTCTAATCATGTGTTTAGGGGACGAAAAATTGGTCAGTCTCGAAAAGATTTGTCACCAAATGGGTTTTCTCTAGTAGTGTTAGTTGTGACCTAATAAAGGCTGAGAGTATGATTTATGAACTTATGCTTATTCATTCATTCATGAACTTACGAAGTTTGAACGTAAGAATTTCTTCCTTTGTTACCTAGCCTTATGACTTATGAGATATGACTTTGTCAAATTATGATATTTTTCAATACTTGTGTTATTGCAT encodes the following:
- the LOC133734769 gene encoding pescadillo homolog translates to MHPKLSEDEIKGKLITWLTPHPLQQVLIDDIDFNIMLNFLEFYEALLVFVKCHLYHSIDVPLLRSVGRPPNIISNQ